In Chromatiales bacterium, the genomic stretch CATCGAAGTCAGCGGTGAGGCTGGTGGCGGTCTGGTGAAGATCCGCATGAGCTGCAAGCATGAGGTACGCGGCATCACGCTCGATCCGGCACTTCTGGGAGAGGATCGCGAAATGCTGGAGGATGTGCTGGTCGCAGCCTTTAACGATGCCTTGCGCAAGGTCGAGCGTACAAGCCAGGAAAAGCTCGGTGGCATGACTTCAGGACTCGGCCTGCCGCCGGGTTTCAAGCTGCCATTCTGAGCGGAATTCAGATCGCATGGCTTTTACGCCGCTCCTCCAGGACCTGTTGACTGCGCTGCGCTGTCTGCCTGGCGTCGGGCCGAAGTCTTCGCAGCGTATTGCTTTTCATCTGCTCGATCGGGACCGTGATGGCGCAGGGCGAATCGTTGCGGCCCTGCAGGCTGCCCTGGACAAGGTTGGACTCTGCGTACGCTGCCGCATGTTTGCCGAGGCCGAGCTGTGCATGATCTGTGGCGATCCGCGTCGCGATCATGGCCTCGTCTGCGTCGTCGAGACGCCCGCCGACGTCGTGGCGGTCGAGGAGTCAGGCAGTTATCGCGGCCGGTACTTTGTGCTGATGGGCAGGCTCTCGCCGCTGGATGGCATCGGTCCGGCAGAGCTTGGCATTCCGCTGCTTGAGCAACAGCTTGCCGATCGTGCGACGCGTGAGCTGATTCTCGCCACCAGTGCCACGGTAGAGGGCGAGGCGACCGCTGGTTATCTGGCCGGCATCGCACAGGAACGCGGGATTCGCGCCACGCGTATCGCGCATGGCGTGCCGATGGGCGGTGAACTCGAGTATGTGGATGCCGGTACCCTGTCTCACGCCATTGCGGCGCGCACCCGGATCGGCGCTGATCAGTAAGCCTGGCCAGTCGCCTGGTTGGCGAGATTCATGAGCCGTCGATAGCTCTCGTAACGCCGGTTGTCTATGGTGCCTTTCAGGACGGCTGCGCTCACCGCACAGTCCGGTTCCCGCAGGTGACTGCAATCGGCAAAGCGACAATCGCGACCGGTTGTGCCGATCTCGATGAAGCCATGTGCGATGTCGCGCGGATCGGGGATGGCCGGAACGAAGTCCCGTACACCGGGCGTGTCGATCAGGCGACCACCGTTTTCCAGCCGGTACATGATCGAGGCTGTGGTCGTGTGCCGACCTTCGTCGCTCGCGGCGGACAGTTGGCCGGTAGCCGTATCGGAACCGGGAACCAGGCGGTTCAGGAGCGATGATTTGCCCACCCCGGACTGGCCGACGAGCAGGCCGACGCACTGACCTGCCCAGCCCAGCAGCGCGTCAAGGCCTGTGCCTGTAACCGCGGATACCGGAAACAGCCGATAGCCAAGCCTGGAATAGACCGCCAGTTCGGTCTCCGGCAGCGCGGCAAGATCGGCCTTGTTCCAGACGATGGCCGCCTGGACGCCCATCAGATGTGCGGCACACAGGTACCGGTCGGTGATGAACAGATCGGGAAGCGGGAGCGCGGCCATGACCACGATCAGATGACTGATGTTGGCTGCGATCGTCTCCGGCTTGCTGCCCCTGGGGGGCTGTCGGTTGAGCTGATTCATGCGCGGGGCAGTGCCACTGACAACCACGGGATCCCCGTCAGCAAAAGCCTGCCAGTGCACATGGTCTCCGCAGCAAACCTGCAGATGGCGGCCGCGGACGATATAAGGCAGGGCACTGCCCTCGGTTGTTTCGAGCATGCCGCGCCGGCCATGCGCCGCGATCACGAGGCCGGTTTTGCTAGAATCCCGCGCGGCGTCAATTGCCATGGTCGTGTTGGGAGGATCCTGGCTGATGAGTGCACCGATGCACAGACTGATCTGGATCGATCTGGAGATGACCGGTCTCGATTGCCGGAATGATTCTATCATCGAGATCGCCACGGTCGTCACGGATGCAGATCTGTGCGTCATCGCCGAGGGACCAGTGCTGGCGATTCATCAAAGCGATGCGGTGCTCGCGCGGATGGATGAGTGGAATACCCGGCAGCATGGCAGGTCCGGTCTGACCGACCGGGTGCGCATGAGCACCGTTACGGCTGCACAGGCCGAGCAGCAGACACTGGCTTTCCTGACGGGGCACCTGGCGCCGAAAGTCTCGCCAATGTGCGGCAACAGCATCTGTCAGGATCGCCGCTTCATGGCGCGCGAGATGCCGACGCTGGAGGCCTTTTTCCATTACCGCAACCTGGATGTGTCCACGCTGAAGATCCTGGCCGGGCTGTGGGCGCCCGCCGCACTGGAGGGCGTTGTCAAGAACACCGAGCATCTGGCGCTTGCCGACATTCACGAATCAATAGCGGAACTGCGACACTACCGGGCACAGCTCCTGAAGCTGCCGACCGCTGCCGGCTGAACGCGGGGTGCCGGAGCCGCTTCAGGCTGCCGCGACGAACAGGCCGATGATGCAAACCAGACCGCCGACCCAGGCCAGCGAGCGCAGCGTGGCGCGGTCAGCGATATAGAAGATGCCATAGAGGATGCGTGCGGCAACGTAGCCGAGTGCCAGCAAGTCGATGGTGGGCTGGGCCGCACCAGCCAGGTGCGCGATGATTACGCCAGCTGCAAAGGCCGGAAAACTTTCATAGGAATTGGCCTGCGCCCAGTTCGCGCGTTGCCGCCAGCCCTGCAGGCTGGCCAGATAATCGCGCGGTCTGGCATTGTCGAAGTTCCGGGCTCCGCCTTTCGCAATACCGGCCCAGACGATCGGCATGAGGATTGCCACGAGTACGCACCAGTATGCTGTGGTCATCTCCGGTCTCCCGATCGTCTGTGCAGCAGTGGTCGCGACGCTATACGGTTTTCCCGGCCAGAAAGAGCCAGGTCTCGATAACGGTATCCGGGTTCAGGGAAATGCTGCTGATGCCTTCCGTGATCAGCCAGCGGGCGAAGTCGGGGTGATCGGACGGGCCCTGCCCACAGATACCGATGTACTTGCCTTCCTTCTTACAGGCATCGATGGCCATCTTGATCAGCATCCTGACCGACTCATCGCGTTCATCGAACAGGTCGGCGATCAGGCCCGAGTCGCGGTCCAGTCCCAGCGTGAGCTGCGTGAGGTCATTTGAGCCGATCGACATGCCGTCGAAGTACTGCAGGTACTGGTGCGCCAGCAGCGCGTTGGTCGGAAGCTCGCACATCATGATCAGGCGCAGGCCGTTTTCACCGCGTCGCAACCCGTTCTCGGCCAGCAGTTCGGTGACGCGCCTGGCTTCGCTGACGCTGCGTACGAAGGGCACCATGACTTCGACATTGGTCAGTCCCATGTCATTGCGTACCCGGCGCAAGGCACGGCATTCCAGTTCAAAGCAGGGCTTGAAGCTGTCGGATACATAACGTGAAGCGCCACGAAACCCGAGCATCGGATTTTCTTCATGAGGCTCGTACTGCTTGCCGCCGATCAGGTTGGCGTATTCATTCGACTTGAAATCGGACAGGCGGACGATCACCGGGTTGGGTGCGAAAGCCGCGGCGATCGTGCTGATGCCCTCCGTCAGGCGGGCGACGAAATACTCGACCGGATCGGCATAGCCTGCCGAATGTTCCCGCACGATCTCCTTGAGATCAGGCGGCAGGCGCGCAAAGTCGAGAACGGCTTTCGGATGCACGCCGATCATGCGGTTGACGATGAACTCAAGCCGCGCAAGACCGATACCCTGGTTCGGGAGACTGGAAAAATCAAAGGCGCAATCCGGATTGCCCACGTTCATCATGATCTTGACCGGCAGCTGCGGCAGGTTGGCAAGTTCGATCTTCTGCTGCTCATAATCGAGGATGCCGTCGTAGACCAGGCCCTCGTCGCCTTCCGCGCAGGACACGGTCACTGGTGCGCCGTCGCTGATCAGCCGCGTGGCGTCGCCGCAGCCGACCACGGCGGGAATGCCGAGTTCGCGCGCAATGATCGCCGCGTGGCAGGTGCGTCCGCCGCGGTTGGTGACGATGGCCGAGGCGCGTTTCATGACCGGTTCCCAGTCCGGATCGGTCATGTCGGCGACCAGCACGTCGCCATCCCGTACCAGGTCCATCTTTGCCGTGCTCGCAATGATGCGGGCAGGCCCGGCACCGATGCGCTGTCCGATGCTTCGCCCGCGGACCAGCACCTTTGAGTGGCTTTTCAGCCGGTAGCGCAGCAGCGTATTGCCGGAGCGACTCTGTACGGTTTCCGGGCGCGCCTGCAGGAGGTAGATCTGGCCGTCGCGCCCATCCTTGCCCCATTCGATGTCCATCGGGCAGTTGTAGTGCGATTCGATCACGAGCGCATAGCGCGCCAGCGTCTCGACATCCTGGTCGGTGAGTGAGAAGCGGGCGGAGTCGGCCGGTGCCACATCTTCCGTGCGAACCGTCCGTCCCGGTTCCGGCTGGTCATTGAAGACCATGCGTATCTTCTTGGTGCCGAGCTTGCGGCGCAGGATGGCCTGGTGCCCGCTTCTCAGGGCCGGCTTGTAGACATAGAACTCGTCGGGGTTCACTGCTCCCTGAACGACGGTCTCACCAAGTCCCCACGCCGAGGTGATGAAGACGACATCGCGGAAACCGGACTCGGTATCGAGCGTGAACATGACGCCGCTGGAGCCAAGATCCGAGCGCACCATATGCTGTATGCCGACCGAAAGCGCCACCAGCTTGTGGTCGAAGTTCTGGTGTACGCGATAGGCGATGGCGCGGTCGTTGTACAGGGACGCAAATACCTGATGTACGGCCTCGATCAGCCGGGGCAGGCCACGGATGTTGAGAAAGGTTTCCTGCTGACCTGCAAAGGATGCTTCGGGAAGGTCTTCGGCCGTTGCCGATGAACGTACCGCAACGGCCATGTCGTCGGCTTGCCCCCGGCTCATCGTCATCCATGCGGATTCGATGGCGGTCAGCAGCTTCGGAGGCAGCGGCGCGCCGAGTATCCAGTCGCGAATGGTTTTCCCGCAGCGGGCCAGCTGCTCGATGTTGTCTACATCGAGATCGCTGAGCAGTTTGTCGATGCGCGCATCAAGGCCGTCCTGGGCCAGGAACTCGCGGTAGGCGCGTGCTGTTGTGGCGAACCCGCCAGGTACACGAACGCCCAGAGCCGAGAGTTGGCCGATCATTTCGCCGAGCGAGGCATTCTTGCCGCCGACACGATGGATGTCGGTGAGCCGCAGCGACTCCATGGGGATTACGTACGGTTCCATTTGCCTCCAATGTCCGGACCGTCCATGATCGGCCCACTACAGCCAACGATGACAGTCCGTCATGAACCAGAAAAACATCAATCGACGCGTCGTATTTTTTCTGTCGGACCAGACCGGAGTGACCGCAGAAACCCTGGGTCGCAGCCTGTTGACGCAGTTCGAAGAATACGAATTCGACCAAGTGACTGTGCCATTTATCGATACTGTTGACAAGGCGGATGAAACCCTGCGGCGTATCAGTGCGGCAGTTAGCGAAACAGGCAACAGGCCTATCATTTTCAGCACGCTGGTGCACGACCATGTCCGCGAGCGTTTTGCCGGAGTGAACGGGTTATTCCTGGATTTCTTTGCCACCTATCTGGGTCCCATGGAGCGTGAATTGCTGGTCCGCTCCTCGCATACTTCGGGGCGCGCCCATGGCATGAAGGATACCGGGAGTTATGACCGGCGCATGGATGCCACCAACTTTGCGCTCAACAACGATGACGGCGCGCGCACGAATGATTATGAACGTGCAGATGTGATCCTGCTCGGCGTCTCACGCTCCGGCAAGACGCCGACCTGCCTGTACCTCGCGCTGACGTACGGTGTGTTCGCGGCCAACTATCCCCTGTCTGAAGACGAGTTTGAAACGGGGCGTCTGCCCAAGGCGCTGGAACCTTATCGTCACAAGCTGTTCGGGCTGAGCATTTCGCCGGAACGTCTGCAACAAATCCGTCGTGAGCGACGTCCGGAAGGCCGTTATGCCTCATCCGAGCAGGTGCGCTACGAACTGCGGGGTGCAGAGGCACTGTACAGTCGTTATCAGATTCCCTGGGTGGATACCACGCAGTTTTCCATTGAGGAAATTGCCAGCCGGATTCTCAGCACGACAGGTATCGAGAGGCGGGCGGGTCGATAGTCGACCGCGGCCTCAGATCGTGCCTGTCGGTGCCTCCAGTCCGGTGTAATGGCTGATGCGTGCGAGTTTCGCGGCGAGCTGACCGAGCGGTTCCAGAACCTCCGCTGACGCCCGGTCGATTGTGGCCTGGTCGCGGACATGGTGTTCCAGGTAAACGCGCAGCGTCGCTCCGGAGGTGCCGGTGCCGGACAAGCGGTAGACGATCCTTGTGCCGTCACTGAAAACCAGCCGGATGCCCTGATGGGCGGACTCGCTTCCGTCGACCGGATCGCGGTAATGGAAATCATCGGCCGTTTCTATCCTTGCACTGCCGACCTGTTTGCCCGACAAGCCGGGTACTGTTTCACGAAGCGCCTTGACCAGTGCGTTGGCAGCTGCCGTATCGGCCGTAAAGTAATCCTGGCGTTGAAAGTGATGGCGGCCATAGCGGCGCCAGTGCTCATTGGCAATTTCCTTCAGGCTGCGATTTTGTACAGCGAGCAGGTTGATCCAGAGCAGCACCGCCCACAGGCCATCCTTTTCGCGGACATGTGCCGAGCTGGTGCCGAAACTTTCTTCCCCACAGAGCCCGATCAGTCCGGCCTCGAGCAGATTGCAGAAGAATCGCCAGCCGGTCGGCGTCTCATAGCAGGGGATGCCGAGTTCGGCCGCGACCACATCGAGCGCCCGGCTGGTCGGCATGGAACGTGCCGCACCGGGTACGCCGCTGCGGTAGCCTGGCAGGAGCGGCAATGACGCGAGCATCATGGCCACGCTGTCCCCCGGTGACAGGAAAAATCCCGGGCCGAGAATCATGTTCCGGTCGCCGTCGCCGTCCGAGGCGGCGAGCAGGTCAGCTGAGTCCGGTCTCAAGGACTCGGCAACCAGCTCCGCCGCATCGATCGGATTCGGGTCCGGATGGAGTCCGCCGAAGTCCGGCAGGGGCTCGCCGCGCAACACGCTGTCGTGTGGACAGTCGAGCAGATCGACGAAAATCCTCTGCGCATAGGGTCCGGTGACACCGTGCATGGCATCGAAGCGGATGCGATGCCCGGCCTTGAGCCATGCGCGGATCGCCCCGAAATCGAAGAGGGTCTGCATCAGCGCGGCATAGGCGGCAGTCGGGTCGATCACTTCGATGCGAATACCGCGCAGATCCGTCACGCCGATACAGTTCAGGTCGGTGGCCGGCAGGCTGGCCATGCGGTACCCGCCGAGTTGCTGGCTGGCCCTGAATACCGCTTCTGTCACCTGCTCGGTTGCCTGGCCGCCGGTCGGTGTATTGAACTTCAGGCCAAAGTCGCCGTCCGGGCCACCGGGATTGTGGCTGGCGGTCAGGATGAATCCGGCCGCGGCCGAATACTGCCTGATCACCAGTGATGCGGCCGGAGTCGACAGCAGACCGTTCTGTCCGACAACCACTTCGCGTATGCCATTGGCGGCAGCGATACGGATGATGGTCTGTATCGCCTCGGCATTGTGGTATCTCCCGTCACCGCCGATCACCAGACGGGAACCTTCGGGCAGCTTCAGCGTATCGAAGATGGCCTGTACAAAGCACTCCAGATAGTGCGGCTGACTGAACACGCTGACTTTCTTGCGCAGGCCGGCCGTCCCGGGGCGCTGATCCTGAAAGGGCGCGCAGCTGATATGAGTGATGTCAAGCGTGGACACGATCACAGACCCCGTTGGATTTTGCTTTAGTGTTGGACATGTGTTTTGAAAAAAGTGTGCATGAGCCACCGTGCTATAGTCAAAACGTGATTACCGACAGCTACATCGTTCCACAATGCATCGTTGCGCCACGCAGCCTCGGCGCACTGATGGCATTGTATGAAGGCAACTTCATCAAGCTGGCCGGACTCGCACCCCTGATGCTGCCGGATCGGCTTGCCGCCCCATGCACGGCAGTCTCTACATCGGTTCATGATCTGGACCTGCATCTCAGCGTTGATGCCGGAACCCGTTATACGCTGGATCTGCGTCTCAGTTACCGCTTTGATGATCCGGGTGGTTGTGTGGCCGACCCGGATCTGCGCCTGCGAGTCTACCTTGATGCGCGCATGGTTGAAGTGCTGGGCTGGATCAATGCTCCGCGACACGAGACGCTGCGGCAGTTGATGAAGCACAGTTCAGGTGAACTTGACCGTCGCTGGTCGAAGAACATCATGCTCGGCAAATGGCTGGACTACCTGTACGAGATGGGGCACCGGTTCCGGTCCTCACCGCCCGTCGCAGCTTGAGAAACTGTCGATTGCTTCACCGTCGCCAGGCGCGGACTTGGTTAAGTTCGAGCGTGGAGCTTCAGGTCTGCAGCGTCGAATGGCATCCATTGCCCAGCAACTGCTTGTGCGTCGAAAGCCCGCCGAGGACGAGCGGCTCCTGCAGCTGTTCTGGAATCGCGCCGAGCTGAAACGTGAATTTGCCCGCCTGCAGCGGGACCGGGACCGCCTTGCCGATCAGCTGCGCCAGCAGGAGGGCTCGACGCTCCGGTGGCAGCAGCGCCTCGAGCAACTTGAAGGACTGCTTGCCGACCCGGAACGCGCCGCAAA encodes the following:
- a CDS encoding YbaB/EbfC family nucleoid-associated protein, which encodes MKADLGQLMKQAQRMQEQMQKAQEELAGIEVSGEAGGGLVKIRMSCKHEVRGITLDPALLGEDREMLEDVLVAAFNDALRKVERTSQEKLGGMTSGLGLPPGFKLPF
- the recR gene encoding recombination protein RecR, whose amino-acid sequence is MAFTPLLQDLLTALRCLPGVGPKSSQRIAFHLLDRDRDGAGRIVAALQAALDKVGLCVRCRMFAEAELCMICGDPRRDHGLVCVVETPADVVAVEESGSYRGRYFVLMGRLSPLDGIGPAELGIPLLEQQLADRATRELILATSATVEGEATAGYLAGIAQERGIRATRIAHGVPMGGELEYVDAGTLSHAIAARTRIGADQ
- the rsgA gene encoding ribosome small subunit-dependent GTPase A, whose protein sequence is MAIDAARDSSKTGLVIAAHGRRGMLETTEGSALPYIVRGRHLQVCCGDHVHWQAFADGDPVVVSGTAPRMNQLNRQPPRGSKPETIAANISHLIVVMAALPLPDLFITDRYLCAAHLMGVQAAIVWNKADLAALPETELAVYSRLGYRLFPVSAVTGTGLDALLGWAGQCVGLLVGQSGVGKSSLLNRLVPGSDTATGQLSAASDEGRHTTTASIMYRLENGGRLIDTPGVRDFVPAIPDPRDIAHGFIEIGTTGRDCRFADCSHLREPDCAVSAAVLKGTIDNRRYESYRRLMNLANQATGQAY
- the orn gene encoding oligoribonuclease — encoded protein: MSAPMHRLIWIDLEMTGLDCRNDSIIEIATVVTDADLCVIAEGPVLAIHQSDAVLARMDEWNTRQHGRSGLTDRVRMSTVTAAQAEQQTLAFLTGHLAPKVSPMCGNSICQDRRFMAREMPTLEAFFHYRNLDVSTLKILAGLWAPAALEGVVKNTEHLALADIHESIAELRHYRAQLLKLPTAAG
- a CDS encoding MAPEG family protein; the protein is MTTAYWCVLVAILMPIVWAGIAKGGARNFDNARPRDYLASLQGWRQRANWAQANSYESFPAFAAGVIIAHLAGAAQPTIDLLALGYVAARILYGIFYIADRATLRSLAWVGGLVCIIGLFVAAA
- the ppsA gene encoding phosphoenolpyruvate synthase gives rise to the protein MEPYVIPMESLRLTDIHRVGGKNASLGEMIGQLSALGVRVPGGFATTARAYREFLAQDGLDARIDKLLSDLDVDNIEQLARCGKTIRDWILGAPLPPKLLTAIESAWMTMSRGQADDMAVAVRSSATAEDLPEASFAGQQETFLNIRGLPRLIEAVHQVFASLYNDRAIAYRVHQNFDHKLVALSVGIQHMVRSDLGSSGVMFTLDTESGFRDVVFITSAWGLGETVVQGAVNPDEFYVYKPALRSGHQAILRRKLGTKKIRMVFNDQPEPGRTVRTEDVAPADSARFSLTDQDVETLARYALVIESHYNCPMDIEWGKDGRDGQIYLLQARPETVQSRSGNTLLRYRLKSHSKVLVRGRSIGQRIGAGPARIIASTAKMDLVRDGDVLVADMTDPDWEPVMKRASAIVTNRGGRTCHAAIIARELGIPAVVGCGDATRLISDGAPVTVSCAEGDEGLVYDGILDYEQQKIELANLPQLPVKIMMNVGNPDCAFDFSSLPNQGIGLARLEFIVNRMIGVHPKAVLDFARLPPDLKEIVREHSAGYADPVEYFVARLTEGISTIAAAFAPNPVIVRLSDFKSNEYANLIGGKQYEPHEENPMLGFRGASRYVSDSFKPCFELECRALRRVRNDMGLTNVEVMVPFVRSVSEARRVTELLAENGLRRGENGLRLIMMCELPTNALLAHQYLQYFDGMSIGSNDLTQLTLGLDRDSGLIADLFDERDESVRMLIKMAIDACKKEGKYIGICGQGPSDHPDFARWLITEGISSISLNPDTVIETWLFLAGKTV
- a CDS encoding kinase/pyrophosphorylase: MNQKNINRRVVFFLSDQTGVTAETLGRSLLTQFEEYEFDQVTVPFIDTVDKADETLRRISAAVSETGNRPIIFSTLVHDHVRERFAGVNGLFLDFFATYLGPMERELLVRSSHTSGRAHGMKDTGSYDRRMDATNFALNNDDGARTNDYERADVILLGVSRSGKTPTCLYLALTYGVFAANYPLSEDEFETGRLPKALEPYRHKLFGLSISPERLQQIRRERRPEGRYASSEQVRYELRGAEALYSRYQIPWVDTTQFSIEEIASRILSTTGIERRAGR
- a CDS encoding alpha-D-glucose phosphate-specific phosphoglucomutase gives rise to the protein MSTLDITHISCAPFQDQRPGTAGLRKKVSVFSQPHYLECFVQAIFDTLKLPEGSRLVIGGDGRYHNAEAIQTIIRIAAANGIREVVVGQNGLLSTPAASLVIRQYSAAAGFILTASHNPGGPDGDFGLKFNTPTGGQATEQVTEAVFRASQQLGGYRMASLPATDLNCIGVTDLRGIRIEVIDPTAAYAALMQTLFDFGAIRAWLKAGHRIRFDAMHGVTGPYAQRIFVDLLDCPHDSVLRGEPLPDFGGLHPDPNPIDAAELVAESLRPDSADLLAASDGDGDRNMILGPGFFLSPGDSVAMMLASLPLLPGYRSGVPGAARSMPTSRALDVVAAELGIPCYETPTGWRFFCNLLEAGLIGLCGEESFGTSSAHVREKDGLWAVLLWINLLAVQNRSLKEIANEHWRRYGRHHFQRQDYFTADTAAANALVKALRETVPGLSGKQVGSARIETADDFHYRDPVDGSESAHQGIRLVFSDGTRIVYRLSGTGTSGATLRVYLEHHVRDQATIDRASAEVLEPLGQLAAKLARISHYTGLEAPTGTI
- a CDS encoding DUF1249 domain-containing protein encodes the protein MALYEGNFIKLAGLAPLMLPDRLAAPCTAVSTSVHDLDLHLSVDAGTRYTLDLRLSYRFDDPGGCVADPDLRLRVYLDARMVEVLGWINAPRHETLRQLMKHSSGELDRRWSKNIMLGKWLDYLYEMGHRFRSSPPVAA